The Bacteroidota bacterium genome segment AATTCTTTTTTTAAGACCTTGTCCAATCGGACATCAGCAATAGGGTAACTCTGATGTATGGTAAAATCCTCCACATTTTTCAACACCATTAACGGGATATCCTTTGCTTTTTGAGCACTTATATTTAAAAATTTTACTTTTTTTACCTGATCGAGGATGAAGGCAGGACGGAAATCGTTGCTGCTGCAGCTTATCCTGACATTATTCATCTCAATTCCATTTACATGCCGGATAAAAAATCCATAAGAAGGCATGGTCTTAAACCGGTAAGGCTCTGGATAATCATTTTCCAATTCAGGAACTTCACGTAAAGCCTGTTCTTTTGTTCCGCCACCTCTGTAATAAATCTGAATATTGTTCAGCTGGATATTTTCCATGTCATGGCCGGGTATACCGCTGATAATAACCCCAAAGCGGGGATCGACATTATAAGCAACCATATTGCTGATAATTATCCTGCGAAGTGCACCCACCGGAACTCCTGCTGGTCCGCGCATGCGACCGCCCAGACGAATAAATATCGGGGAATTTACAATATCGCGCAGGGTAATATTGGAAATGGTCACGTCTTCGAGCAGGCCGCCATCAACAGTCTCCAGCGCCAATCCTCTTGAATAATCAAAGATGCAATTTGAAATGGTGATATTCTTAAATCCTCCGTTTGATTCCGTACCCATTTTAATCCTGCCGGTAGTCGTGCTGTCGGAATAATGTTTATATTCCCTCCTGAAGGTACCATCCAGGAAAGTTCCCTCATCATAACCGCTAACCTGGCAATTGGTAATGGTTACATTTTCAGTTGCCCTGGCAAAACCCAGTCCGAAACTGCTTTTCAGGCAAATACCATCGTCAAA includes the following:
- a CDS encoding glycoside hydrolase family 28 protein, which encodes MNIGVSAQKVFNVRDFGAKGDGKAIDGEAIDKAIEAAAQDGGGTVFFPAGTYASYTIHLKSNISLYLDQGATILAAEPKNGAGYDQPEPNEFEAYQDFGHSHWHNSLIYGENLHDISILGQGLIWGKGMTRSTKQPQGGGNKAIALKLCRNVNIRDISILHGGHFAILLTGVDNLTLDNLRVDTNRDGFDIDCCRNVRVSNCSVNSPFDDGICLKSSFGLGFARATENVTITNCQVSGYDEGTFLDGTFRREYKHYSDSTTTGRIKMGTESNGGFKNITISNCIFDYSRGLALETVDGGLLEDVTISNITLRDIVNSPIFIRLGGRMRGPAGVPVGALRRIIISNMVAYNVDPRFGVIISGIPGHDMENIQLNNIQIYYRGGGTKEQALREVPELENDYPEPYRFKTMPSYGFFIRHVNGIEMNNVRISCSSNDFRPAFILDQVKKVKFLNISAQKAKDIPLMVLKNVEDFTIHQSYPIADVRLDKVLKKE